In Corynebacterium sp. P4-C1, the sequence GCGCTGGAGAATTATTTTCTACCTAGAATATTTTCCAGGCATCCGTACGGTGGGAACCGTGAGCAAGAACAAACTAACGACGTTGATCGCTGTACCTGCTCTCTCCTTCTCCGTTGTCGCTTGCAGCGATAGTGGCGAAGACGCCGCGCCAGAAGCCATCACCGAAGAAGTCACGGCGACCCCCACCACGCCGACCGCTTCTGACGATGATGGCCAGAGTGAACAGGATGACGACCAGGACGTTCTGCCTGCCGAGGTGACCGGCTACACCGCCGAGGCTGAAGCCGAGAAGTCCGAGGAAGGCGTCTCTGACTCCGACGTCGAGGGCGCCCTCGCTGCGGCCAGGAATAACGAAGCCGGCGTTGAGATCGAGTGGGATGACGGCTACTGGGAAATTGAATTCGGGGACATCGAAATCGACATTGATCCCGAAGGTCTGGTCCGCGACGATTAGCTGGATGTCGGGGCGCGGAAGGCGTCGATAAGCGATTTCTCCCTGCTCGTGGCCTGCGGTACGCTTGACGGGTTGCTTGACGTAAGCGACCCTCCTGCCATCGCCACAAGGGCGGTGGCCGAAACCAAACAGACCATAGGAGGTGATGAGGTCCGTGCGTCACTACGAAGTAATGATCATTCTTGACCCGAGTCAGGATGAGCGCACTGTTGCCCCGTCCCTGGACAAGTACCTTGAGATTGTCCGCAAGGATAACGGCACGGTGGAGAACGTTGATGTGTGGGGCAAGCGCCGTCTTGCGTACCCCATCGACAAGAAGGAAGAGGGCGTCTACGCAGTAGTCACCCTGGATTGCGCGTCCGAGACCGTGCAGGAGCTCGACCGCCGTCTGAACCTGAACGACTCTGTCATTCGAACCAAGGTTCTGCGCACCGACAACAAGTAAGCGCTGAACTTAAAGAACGGCGCGCCAGGGAGTGAAACCCCAGCGCAAGGGCTGTGTTCAGTGCGGGCTATACACTGGCTTGCACAACGACAAATCAACGTCGAATCAGCACTCTGTTCACAAGGTCAAAAGGTAAGGACGAAAAATGGCACAAGGCGATACCCCCATCACTGTCGTAGGCAACCTGGTTGCCGACCCGGAACTGCGTTTCACGCCCACAGGGCTCGCGGTGGCGAATTTCCGCATCGCGTCCACCCCGCGCGTGTACAACCGTGACTCCGGTCAGTGGGAAGACGGCGAAGCTTTGTTCCTGACCTGCAACGTGTGGCGTGAGGCTGCGGAAAACGTTGCGGAGTCGCTGACCAAGGGCATGCGCGTCATTGTCAATGGCCGCCTGAAGCAGCGCTCCTACCAGAACCGTGAAGGTGAAAACCGCACGGTGTTCGAGGTTGAGGCCGACGAGGTCGGTCCGTCCCTGAAGTACGCTACAGCCAGCGTGAACCGGAATTCCCGCGACGGAAACTCCGGCCGCTCCGGCGGCGGCTTCGGTGGCAACCAGGGCGGCCAGTCCACCGGTGGATTCGGTGGCGGCAACCAGGGCAACCAGGGTGGTCAGTCTGGCCAGAACAACCAGCAAAACAACCAGCCCGCGAACGACCCGTGGAACTCTGCTCCTCCCGCCGGAGGTTTCGGCGGCATGGACGACGAGCCCCCGTTCTAAAGCACATCGACAAAACACCATCAACTTTCAGAAGGAAAGGTAAGGATTATGAAGCTGATCCTCACCGCTGCCGTTGAGAACCTTGGTGAACCCGGCGACATTGTCGAGGTCAAGGACGGCTACGGACGTAACCTTCTGCTTCCGCGCGGCCTGGCCATCGTGGCCACCCGCGGCGCAGAGAAGCAGATTGAGGACATCAAGCGCACCCAGCAGGAACGCGAAGTGCGCGATCTGGACCACGCTAAGGAACTGCGTGACCAGCTCGACCAGCTGCAGGGCGTCACCGTGAAGGTGCGCACCGCCAACAACGGCAAGATCTTCGGTTCGGTCAAGCCGGCCGACATCGCCGACGCCGTTCTGGCAGCAGGCGGCCCGAACCTGGACAAGCGCCGCATCAACGTGCCGAAGGGTCTCGTGACCAGCACCGGCGGTTACCAGGTCAAGGTCCGACTCCACGATGACGTGGAGGGCAAGGTGAACTTCGAGGTCGTGAACGCTTAACAGCAGCGCTTCCACGGCGATCGCTTCAGCGATCCAACGACAACAGCTTTGAGCGTGGGTCCCACTTGTGAGGAGTGGGGCCCACGCTCTTTTTGTGTGCGGTGAAGAACCAGAAATAAGTGGGCCGTTGGGTATGACGCGCTGAGCTGGGGTTGCGCACAGCTCCTGTGGATAACTCGGTGCAAAACTAGCAGTTCACAGGGCGAAAGCAGATGATTCGAGACAGTTTGTTCACTTATTAGATGTCATTTTGGACTTGTCAAACCCACTGGTTGTGGATTTATTCACCGAATGTGCGGCCTGTCTCGAATGAATAATAAAGAGCTCAGCTGGGATAATCGTGAATTCTGGGGATAGCAGAGCGAGTTGTCCACAAGTTATCCACAGATGAGGTGGTGGGGGTGTGGAAAAAATCATGGGCAATGTGGAACTTATTCACATGCCCCTGTGGATAACTGCGATTTCAAGGCATTGCAGGGCCTGCTCGACGGCAGTGTGGGTGAAAGCGGCGGGTAACATTTCGAAGGAGTCGACAACGTGAAGGAGCGCGAGAATATGGCATCGGGGACAGCGGGCGGAAGCTCGCCGCAGGACGGGGGATACAACGGGGATAGCTTCGCCGACGAGGCGGTGCCTCTGCCCCCGGAACCAAGTGACGGACCGGAGGAATACCGTGGTGGGTCGTCCCGCTACCGGGGCCGCAAGGGATTCACCCAAGACCGCTCTGACCTGTCCGAGTACCGTCAGCCCCCGCACGACAGGAAGGCGGAGCAGGGCGTTCTCGGCGCTATGCTTCTTAGTCCGACGACAGTGATCGACGTGATCGAGCTGCTGCGCGTCGAGGATTTCTATTTTCCGGCCCACCAGCTGATCTACCAGGCTATCCTCGACCTCTACTCGCAGGGGTCTGAGGTGGATGTGCTCATCGTCAGTGGCCGTCTCGACCGTCTGAACCAGCTGGAACGGGCGGGTGGGGCACCGTACCTGCACACGCTGATCTCCGAGGTGCCCACCTCGGCAAACGCCCGCTACTACGCGGATATCGTGGCGGAGAAGTCTACGCTGCGGCAGCTGGTGGATGCCGGTACCCGTGTGGCGCAGCTGGGTTACGACGGTGCGGAGGGCATGGAGATCGAGTCGCTGGTCGACCGGGCCCAGCAGGAAGTGTTCGCGGTCGCACAGCAGAAGACAGGGGAGGACTACCGCGCGCTGGCTGACCTGCTCAAGCCCACCGTGGACGAGTTGGCGGCCTACGAGAAGGACGGCGGCCTCGCGGCCGGAGTGCCCACCGGCTTCATCGACCTGGACCGCCTGACTAACGGTCTTCACGCCGGACAGATGATCATCATCGCCGCCCGCCCTGGTGTGGGCAAGTCGACACTGGCCATGGATTTCGTGCGCTCGTGCTCCATCCACAACGGTCTGACCTCCGTGATTTTCTCGCTAGAGATGAGCGCCTCCGAGATCGTCATGCGTCTTTTGTCCGCCGAGACGGAGATCAAGCTGTCGGCGATGCGCTCGGGCCAGATGGAGGAATCCGACTGGGAAAAGCTCACCCACCGCCTCCGCGAGATCCAGGCGGCACCGATCTTCATTGATGATTCCCCGAACCTGACCATGATGGAGATCCGGTCCAAGGCCCGTCGCCTAAAGCAGCAGCACGGCCTCGACCTCGTGGTGCTCGACTACATGCAGCTGATGAGCTCCGGCCGCAAGGTCGAATCCCGTCAGCAGGAGGTCTCGGAATTCTCCCGGCAGCTCAAGCTGTTGGCCAAGGAGCTCGAAGTCCCCGTCATCGCTATCTCGCAGCTCAACCGTGGCCCGGAAGCCCGCACTGACAAACGCCCTCAGCTGGCGGATCTCCGTGAGTCCGGTTCGCTGGAGCAAGACGCGGATATCGTGATGCTGCTGTACCGGCCGGACTCCCAAGACCGCGACAACGAGCGCGCTGGCGAGGCCGACATCATTATCGCGAAGCACCGCGGCGGTCCGATCGACACGATCGCCGTGGCGCACCAGCTGCACTACTCCCGATTCGTGAACATGGCGCGCGGCTGATCGGGAGAATGTGGCATCGAGAAGCTAGCTCAGTGCCTTTCCGAGCTGCTCCGGCAAAGTGAACGCCGCGACACAAGCCAGGGCGAAAGCAGCGGCGAAAATCCCGAAGACTGCCCCGGGGCCGCCGAAGGCGAGCACCGGCGGGACGATGAGCGGGGCGATGATCGAACCGATGCGCCCGAAAGCGGCGCCCGCCCCGGTACCGGTGGCGCGGATGGAGGTGGGGTAGAGCTCCGGCCCGATGGCGTACAAGGCACCCCAGGCACCGAGATTGAAGAAAGAGAGCAGGCACCCGGTAGCGATGATCTGCCACGGTGCAGCCGCGAAGCCGTAGAGGATTGCGGCCAACGCGGAACCGGCCAAAAATGCCGAGAGGGTCTTGCGGCGGCCCCAGACCTCGATCAGCCACCCGGCGGCGGAGTAGCCGGGCAGCTGCGCGATGGTGATGATGAGCGTGAACGTGAACGATTTCACGAGCGTGAATCCTTGGTCCACCAGCAGCGACGGGATCCAGATGAAGGCGCCGTAATAGGACAGGGAGACCCCGAACCAGACAGCCCAGAATGCGGCGGTGCGGCGGCGCATCTCCTGCCCCCAGATTCCACCGTGCGCGGAGGACTCGGCAACGTCAGTTTCCGGGGCAGGGGAGCGGTCCACATTTTCCAGATTGGCGGCAGCCTCGAAGGAACGCACGATCTCCTCCGCCTCTTCGTGGCGCCCGACGGATTCCAGGAAGCGCACGGATTCAGGCAGTCCGAGCCGCACGTAGATCGCGTAGAGTGCGGGGACCGTGCCCAGGGCGAAGCCCCAGCGCCACCCGTTCTCGCCCTGGGACACCACGAATGTGCCGATCACAGCGGCCAGGATCCAACCCACCGCCCAGAAGGCCTCGAGCAGAACGACCATCCGGCCGCGCACCTTACGCGGAGAGAACTCGCTGATCAGCGTTGACGCGACGGGAAGCTCAGCACCCAGGCCGAGCCCGACGAGGAAACGGAAGATCATGAGCGCGCCCACGGACCATGCCAGCGCGGAAGCGCCGGTGGCGAGACCGTAGAGCAGGAGGGTCGCGGCGAAGACTTGCCGGCGCCCGATTTTGTCGGCGAGTAGACCGCCGAGCGAAGCGCCGATCGCCATTCCGATGAAGCCGATCGACGCAATCCAGGAGGTGGTGGTCTTATCTAGCTCCCAATGCACTTTCAGCGCGGCGATGATGAACGACACCAGTCCGACATCCATCGCGTCGAGTGCCCAGCCGATTCCGGAGCCGAGGAGCAGGCGCTTGTGCTTGCCCGTCACGGGGAGCCGTTCGAGCCGTTCATTTCGGGAAAGTGTGTTTTGGCTGGCAGTCGTGCTCATGCGCTGAAAGCATAGCCAGATGCAATCGGTGAACAGAAGCCTTAAAGGGAAATCTATTCACCGTGGAGCGCACGGAACCGGTTGAGTCGCAGCGAGTTAGAGACCACGAAGACCGAGGAGAATGCCATCGCGATCCCCGCGAGCATCGGGTTGAGCAGACCGGTCGCGGCGACGGGAACGAGAATCACATTATAGGCGAATGCCCAGAACAGATTCCCCTTGATCGTGCGCAGCGTCGCCCGGGAGAGCCGGATCGCGTCCGCCGCGGAGCGGAGATCGTCGCCCATCAGGGTGATGTCGGCGGCCTCGATGGCGACATCGGTGCCCGAGCCCATCGCCAAGCCGAGGTCGGCGGTGGCCAGGGCAGCCGCGTCGTTGACACCGTCGCCGACCATCGCGACGACCTTGCCTTCCTCGCGGAGCTTTTCGACGACGCCCACCTTCTCCTCCGGCATCACCGACGCCGTCACTTTGTCAGCGTCGATCCCCACAGCCCTCGCCGCCGCGCGGGCGGCACCGGGGTTGTCGCCGGTGAGCAGATACGGCGTCAACCCCAGTTCCCGCAGGTCGGCAATGGCCTGCGCCGAAGTGTCCTTCGCGGTGTCGCGCACTGCGATCACACCGGCAGGCTCGCCGTTGACGGTGACGGTCACCGCGGTCGCGCCGCTCTCCTCGAGCGCCCGGGCTTGATCCCCGGTGCCGCGGCCGACAGTGACGGTGGCGCCATCCACGACGGCGCGCACTCCCTTTCCCGTAGTACTGGAGAAGTCGGACGCCGACGCAGGACGGAGCGCCCGCTCGCCGGCGGCGGCGGTAATCGCCCGGGCAATGGGGTGCTCGGAGCCGGCCTCCACTGCGGCAGCCAGCGACAGCACCTCGTCGGTGCTGAACGGGTCAGCAGGCTCAACAGCATCGACGGACATTTCCCCGGTCGTCACCGTGCCGGTCTTATCCAGAACGATCGTGTCTACGCGCCGGGTCGATTCGAGGATCTCCGGCCCCTTGATCAACAGGCCCATCTGCGCGCCGCGGCCGGTACCAACCAGAATGGCTGTGGGGGTGGCTAGCCCGAGCGCACACGGGCACGCGATGATCAGCACCGCCACCGCCGCCGAGAACGCCTCCGGAACTGGGTTGCCCAGTGCGAGGTGGACAATGAGGGTGACCACAGCGATTGCGATGACGGCCGGCACGAAGACGCGGGAGATGCGGTCGACGAGCTTTTCCACCGGGGCCTGCCCGGCCTGCGCTTGGCGCACGAGCTCACTCATGCGGGACAGCGTGGTCTCCCCACCGACCCGGGTGGCCTCTACGACGAGACGACCGGTCTGGTTGACTGTGGCACCGGTGACTGTCGAGCCCTCCGACACCTCCACCGGAACAGATTCACCGGTGAGCATGGAGTTGTCCACTGCAGAGGCGCCGGCGACCACGCGGCCGTCGGTGGCGATCTTCTCTCCCGGGCGGACCACGAAGCGGTCACCCACGGCCACTTGAGAGACCGGTACGCGCACTTCCTGGCCATCCCGGATCACAGCTGCGTCCTTGGCACCCATCGTGGCCAAATTGCGCAGCGCTTCCGATGACCTTCCCTTCGCTTTGGTTTCAAACCAGCGTCCCAGCAGCAGGAACGTGATCACAACAGCAACAGTCTCAAGGTAGATCTCATCTGCGCTACCACCATGACCGGCAGGGGAGAAGGGGTGCATCTTCATCGTCATGCCGGGTTCGCCGGCAGTGCCCAGGAAGAGCGCCCACACCGACCACAAATAGGCGGCCGTGGTGCCCAAAGTGATCAGGGTGTCCATGGTCACCGCTCCATGGCGGAGGTTCGTCCAGGTGGCGCGGTGGAAAGGCGCACCCGCCACGACGTAGACGAGCGTGGTCAGGGTGAACACCGCCCACTGCCAGTAGGTGAACTGTAGAGCGGGGATCATTGATATCAGCATGATCGGGACGGCGAGAATGGCGGACCAGATCACGGTGCGCTTGAGTTTCTCTGCTTCGTTCTCGCGTGCGAGCTCAATGCTGTCGATACCGCTCACGCCGTCGGTTCGCCCAGCGTCATCGCTTTCTGCCGGCCCTGCGGCGGACATGGCGAAGGCATCGTAGCCGGCATCGCGGATCACCTGGACGAGTGAAGCGCGGTCGGTCTTCTTCGGGTCGAAATCAACGGAAGCGGTCTCGGTGGAGAAGTTGACACTGGCATCCACCCCGTCGACCTTGTTCAGCTTGCGCTGCACCCGCGACGAGCAGGAGGTGCAGGTCATCCCCGTCACCCCCAAGTCAAGGTGTTCGAGCTGCTTCGAAGCCGTCGCCGGCAGCGGGGTGCTCACTGGGAACTCATCCTTCCTCTGCGTTGTCGCCAATGCGCCGTTTTTTCAGTGTCCACTAACCAGAACACGGAAAAGGGCCCAGAGATTCCCGGAATTGGGAACCACTGGGCCCGTGATGTCGCGATATGAAAACGCCGGTTCTTGCTCTCGGCGTTTACCCTGACAGCCTTACACCAGCGTGTAGCCGGCCTCCTTAACAGCGGCGGCGATCTGATCGCGCGAAAAGCCATCACCGGTGACAGTCACGGCACCGGTCGTGTGGTCGGCAGTTACGCCGGTCACGCCTGGGACCTCGCTAATTTCCTCCTTCACACTGGCTTCGCAGTGTGCGCAGGTCATGCCGTCGACGGTGTATTCGGTGACGTTGGATTCGTCTGCCATGGTGCTCACTACTCCTTATTCGTCGATAAGCGAAAAGCCCGCATACTCCACAGCGAGCGAGATCTGGTCGTCGGTGAAGTTCTCTCCGCGCACGCGAAGGATGCCTTCCTCGACTTCAACCTTGACACCTTGGGTGCCCAGGACTTGGCCCACCTCATCCTTCAAGCGTGCCACGGATGTCTCGTCCGTCGGGCCTTCGAACCGGTAGTTCTTAGTCACGTGATCTCCTTAAAACTACTGCTCACACCCCAAAGGGAATGCAGGCGGCGTTGATAGGGTTGAACCAACACAGACCCCAGGAACACGGGGAATGCCCTAAGTATGAGAATACTAAAGCAGTCATAGGAGATGAAGCATGAGTACCGTCAATGTAACTGAGGACACGTTCACCCAGACGATTGAGAATAACGACATCGTCATCGTCGACGCATGGGCGGACTGGTGCGGGCCCTGCAAGGCGTTCGCTCCGACATTCGAGAAAGCTTCTGAAAAGCACGACGACATCGTCTTTGCCAAGCTGGACACGGAGGCGAACGAGGGGCTGGCAGCTGCTCTGCAGATCCAGACGATTCCCACTCTGTTCGTCTTCCGCGAGGGCATTGCACTCGGCCAGACTTCCGGAGCGATGCCGCCGGCTGACCTTGAGGAGTTCATCCAGGCGATCCGCGATGTGGACATGGAGGAAGTGCACCGCGATATCGCGGCGCAGAACGCGCAGGAGAGTGAGGCTTAAAGCGCAGCTTATCGACGTTGATTCCGCCCCCGGTCACCCTTTTTGTGGAGTGCCCGGGGGCGTTTTGCCGGCTGAATCCTCCTCGGTTCATGTCCTGACAGTGGCACGGGAAGGCACGTAGACTCGGGAAACGAAAAATCTCGATGAACCACTACGGAAGTGAAGGATCCGCACTCATGGCTAACCCGTTCAGCAAGGGCTGGAAGTATCTCATGCAGTCGTTCGACTCCAAGATCGACGAGAACGCCGATCCGAAGGTCCAAATTGAGCAGGCAGCAGCTGCTGCGAAGGAGCAGCACAACGCGATCACTCGCCAGGCCGCAGAGATCATCGGGTCGAAGAAGCAGCTTGAGCTCAAGATCAACCGTCAACGCGAGAAGCAGGCGGAGCTGCAGGACAAGACAAAGACCGCGCTGCAGATGGCGGACAAGGCCACCGCTGAGGGGGACACCGCGAAGGCGTCCCAGTTCAACACCACCGCTGAAACCCTCGCTGCGCAACTGGTCACGGTGGAGCAAGAACTGCAGGACTTGTCAACGCAGTACTCCGCCGCCGAGCAAGCCGCCGCGCAGGCCGAGCAGCAGCAGAAGCAATCGGAGGCGCGCCTGCAGGAGCAGATGAACGAGGTCAACCGTCTGCGCGCACAGGTGGACCAGGCGAAAATGCAGGAGCACACCGCCCAGACAATGGACACCATCGGTCAGTTTCGCGAGGACGATTCGGTGCCCACGCTCGACGGTGTCCGCGAGAAGATCGAGCGCCGCTATGCCACTGCCCTTGGCCAGCAGGAGCTCGCCGAATCCGGTGTGGACGGAGTGATGGCGGAGATCGAGTCCGGCCAAACCGACGTGGCCGCCAGCTCGAAGCTCGCCGAGATCCGTGCCTCACTCGACGCAGAGAAGGCGGGCGAGCTCACCGCCGGCACGAACGACACCCGCGCCACCGACGGCGAGCCCTCCGAGGAGAGCCTCGATCGTTTCGACGGGGAGTCGCCGCGCGCTTGATCCTTAACCCGAATCTTTAGCTCTGCGTCCGGCGGATGTTGATCAGTACTCCGCGGATGCCGGAGTGGAAACCGTCGCGGAGGTTGACGCGCTGGTGCTCACTCAGCGTGTACTCGTGCAGCGTCTCGCAGGCGAACTGCAACAGCGGGCGGTCGATCTCAGGTGGGAGACCGCCACCGGAGAGCATGTGCGCTTTGTCGCGCTGTTCGGAGGAGGCAGCGTTGTCGTACCACCAGGTCGCGTACTGCTGGCCCACATCGAACGGCGTCTGGAATCCGGACGAGGTCCACACCTCTTCCGGCAGCGGCACGTAGCGCGAACGGAGCTTGCGGCGCGGTGCCATCATCGACGGCTTCGGCATTGTCCGCGGAGTAGCGGCAGCGACCTGCGCCGGCGACGGCGGGCCAGGGTGCTTCGTGGCGGACGGCTCCGCGGTCTCGGATTCGGAGGGTTCCTCCGCCTCGATGCCCGCGAGGTCATCTGCCTCGGGGGCCTGGTCGCCGCCGGCAGTCTCCACGCACTCGGTGGGCGAAGCGCTGCCCGGAGTCCCGCTCCCTGCGGCATCTTCGCTGCTTTCGGCATCCGCGGCGCTGTCCGCGGATAGCGGGTTCCCGCCGTCGGGTCGGGGCACGCCGCACATGCCCTCGGCCTCCTCGAAGCCCCCGTCGTCCATCGGGCGCTCCCGGATGGTCGGGGGCAGGGGGCCTTCGAGGACCTGCAGTTGCATGGCCTCCGCGAAGTCCTCGCGGGGGTCGAGGATCGTCGTGGTGTCGCAGGCGTGGCGCAGGGCGGAGGACATGGAGTCCCACCCGAAGCCGTAAAGATGCACGCGAATGCCCGCGTTCGTGGCTTCCTCGACACCGGGAATCATGTCAGCATCGCCGCTGACCAGGACGAAATCGGTGCACTGGCCGCGCATCGCGTTGACCACGATGTCGGCGACAAGACGGGTGTCCACGCCTTTCTGCGTGCGGCGCTCACCCCACTCGATGAGCTGGCCGGTGCGGAGTTGCACCCCGTCGCAGGTGCGGAGGGCGCGCTGGTAGCGGTGCGGACCCGAATCAGGAATGCCGTCGTACCAGAACTGCCGGTGGATCGGCTGATTGAGTTGCTGGATGATCATGCCTGAAAGGTCGTTCACCACCTCAGGCAGGTCGATTTCTAGTTGCGACCGCGCTCCTGTCTCCCACGAGTTGTAAAAGCTCGCGAGCAGGTATGACGTGTCGACGAAGACAAGTGTGCGTTCAAGCATGGCTCCTAAATCCGTATCTATTCATATAGCTAAGACGTTTTGTCGTCCCCCCAGTCTGCCTGTTTTGCTTCAGTCTCGCTGCAGCTCTCCGTTGAACAGCAATAATCCGCAGGAGGGGGATAGGTTCTGTGCAGTTCAACGTAGAGCGTTGCCGAAAACTTCCGACGGTTATACGGTTAGTTACATAACTAACTAACCGGAGGTGAAAGGTGGGCAATGACACAGAACCGCTGTTCCTTCAGATCGCACGCCTAATTCAGGACCAGATCATGGACGGCGAACTCGAGCCTGGCGAGCGGGCCCCGTCCATGAACGAGCTCGCCGCATTTCACAGCATCAATCCGGCCACAGCGCGCAAAGGGCTGACATTGCTCGTGGAAACAGGAGTCTTAGAAAAACGCCGCGGTATCGGAATGTTCGTCACGGAAGGGGCACGGGAACGCATCGTCGGCAAGCGCCGCGAGGATTTCGCGGGCAACTACATCGCACCGCTTATCGACGAAGCCTTGCGCCTGGGTTATGCCCGCGCTGATCTCCACGACCTCATCGACCGCGTCGCAGAAAGCAGAGGAATGTACCAATGACAATTCATGTATCGGGCTTGGCCCATAGCTTCGGCAAAAAAGATGTACTGCAGGGTGTCGACCTGGACTTCGGCCCAGGCATTCACGGTCTGCTCGGCCGCAACGGCGTGGGCAAGTCCACCCTTCTGCAGATCATCGGTGGCCAGCTCAAACCTGACTCAGGCACCGTCGAGGTCTTCGGGCAGCGCCCCTTCGACAACGCACGCGTCATGGACAACACGTGCCTGACCGGCGTCGATACCGCATATCCGGACTCCTGGTCAGGCAAAGATGTGATCAAGGGAGCCAGCCTTCGTTACCGCTCGTGGGACCGTGCGCTCGCTGATGAGCTCATCGCGGATTTCGTCTTGGGGGATGCCCTGGCAACCCGCTATGGCCGACTATCCCGCGGTCAGCGCGCCATGGTCTCCATCATCATCGGTCTGGCGTCGAGCACGGAGGTTTTGCTACTCGACGAACCCTATGTCGGCCTAGACACCCACAACACGGGGGTGTTCTACCGCCGCCTTCTTGAGCAGGCGGATACAGGACGCACGATCGTGATGGCCACGCACCACATCGACGACGCGGCAAAAGTGCTGGATGATGCGGTGATTCTGGGGAGGGGCGGGGTCGTCGTCAAGCGATGCGTCCCTGAAGACGCCGATGAATTCGCTGTCGCGGGCCCGGAACTCGTGCCGATCAGTGACGCCCCGCGTCATTCCCGCGCTGCCACGTTCGACGACCTGATCGAGCATTATTTGGAGGTGTCCTAGATGAACACAAGTCTGCTCGGATATTTCCGCCATCAATTTGTCGCGGCGCCGCTGACACGTTTGATCTGGATGATCCCGATACTTGCGATGCTTGCATTCGGGGTGCTTTATGTCACCCGTGATTCGCCTATGGCTGTCATCTTTGGCCCGATGATGCTGACGGTATTCATGATCGGTGCGCTGTCGTTGGAGGACACCGCCTACACGGCATACGGGATGCCAAAGTCCCGGACCATGAAGCTCACTGCCATGGCCGTCGTTCCCGCAGTGGTGCTCAGTGCGGCCATCGCGCTACTCGCGCGCCCGGACTGGGTCGGCATCACCGGTGCACTCGTGGCGCTGGTGTCAGGCGTGCTCTTCGGCGGGAAATTCATAACCGGCGATGCAGTGGTGAGTGACCAAAAGGCAGGTTCGCACATTGGCCGTGGCAGCTTCGAATTCGAATTGATCTTCAAACCGCAGCTGCTGTGGGCTCTCGGTGTGGCCATTGCGCATTGCATATTTCTGTACCTGTCAAACTTCGTCGGCAACCACACTTTCCGCCAGCTTTTCGGCGGTTTCCCGATCATTGTCTGGTACTCCGCGTACTGCATGCCGGGGCTCGGTATACCCGGTGCGGCAACCGGCGCGGGCTACGGCGTGCCGCGCTGGCGGTGGCTGGCGCGGTCAT encodes:
- the rpsF gene encoding 30S ribosomal protein S6, giving the protein MRHYEVMIILDPSQDERTVAPSLDKYLEIVRKDNGTVENVDVWGKRRLAYPIDKKEEGVYAVVTLDCASETVQELDRRLNLNDSVIRTKVLRTDNK
- a CDS encoding single-stranded DNA-binding protein, whose translation is MAQGDTPITVVGNLVADPELRFTPTGLAVANFRIASTPRVYNRDSGQWEDGEALFLTCNVWREAAENVAESLTKGMRVIVNGRLKQRSYQNREGENRTVFEVEADEVGPSLKYATASVNRNSRDGNSGRSGGGFGGNQGGQSTGGFGGGNQGNQGGQSGQNNQQNNQPANDPWNSAPPAGGFGGMDDEPPF
- the rplI gene encoding 50S ribosomal protein L9 codes for the protein MKLILTAAVENLGEPGDIVEVKDGYGRNLLLPRGLAIVATRGAEKQIEDIKRTQQEREVRDLDHAKELRDQLDQLQGVTVKVRTANNGKIFGSVKPADIADAVLAAGGPNLDKRRINVPKGLVTSTGGYQVKVRLHDDVEGKVNFEVVNA
- the dnaB gene encoding replicative DNA helicase, whose translation is MASGTAGGSSPQDGGYNGDSFADEAVPLPPEPSDGPEEYRGGSSRYRGRKGFTQDRSDLSEYRQPPHDRKAEQGVLGAMLLSPTTVIDVIELLRVEDFYFPAHQLIYQAILDLYSQGSEVDVLIVSGRLDRLNQLERAGGAPYLHTLISEVPTSANARYYADIVAEKSTLRQLVDAGTRVAQLGYDGAEGMEIESLVDRAQQEVFAVAQQKTGEDYRALADLLKPTVDELAAYEKDGGLAAGVPTGFIDLDRLTNGLHAGQMIIIAARPGVGKSTLAMDFVRSCSIHNGLTSVIFSLEMSASEIVMRLLSAETEIKLSAMRSGQMEESDWEKLTHRLREIQAAPIFIDDSPNLTMMEIRSKARRLKQQHGLDLVVLDYMQLMSSGRKVESRQQEVSEFSRQLKLLAKELEVPVIAISQLNRGPEARTDKRPQLADLRESGSLEQDADIVMLLYRPDSQDRDNERAGEADIIIAKHRGGPIDTIAVAHQLHYSRFVNMARG
- a CDS encoding MFS transporter, translated to MSTTASQNTLSRNERLERLPVTGKHKRLLLGSGIGWALDAMDVGLVSFIIAALKVHWELDKTTTSWIASIGFIGMAIGASLGGLLADKIGRRQVFAATLLLYGLATGASALAWSVGALMIFRFLVGLGLGAELPVASTLISEFSPRKVRGRMVVLLEAFWAVGWILAAVIGTFVVSQGENGWRWGFALGTVPALYAIYVRLGLPESVRFLESVGRHEEAEEIVRSFEAAANLENVDRSPAPETDVAESSAHGGIWGQEMRRRTAAFWAVWFGVSLSYYGAFIWIPSLLVDQGFTLVKSFTFTLIITIAQLPGYSAAGWLIEVWGRRKTLSAFLAGSALAAILYGFAAAPWQIIATGCLLSFFNLGAWGALYAIGPELYPTSIRATGTGAGAAFGRIGSIIAPLIVPPVLAFGGPGAVFGIFAAAFALACVAAFTLPEQLGKALS
- a CDS encoding cation-translocating P-type ATPase produces the protein MTCTSCSSRVQRKLNKVDGVDASVNFSTETASVDFDPKKTDRASLVQVIRDAGYDAFAMSAAGPAESDDAGRTDGVSGIDSIELARENEAEKLKRTVIWSAILAVPIMLISMIPALQFTYWQWAVFTLTTLVYVVAGAPFHRATWTNLRHGAVTMDTLITLGTTAAYLWSVWALFLGTAGEPGMTMKMHPFSPAGHGGSADEIYLETVAVVITFLLLGRWFETKAKGRSSEALRNLATMGAKDAAVIRDGQEVRVPVSQVAVGDRFVVRPGEKIATDGRVVAGASAVDNSMLTGESVPVEVSEGSTVTGATVNQTGRLVVEATRVGGETTLSRMSELVRQAQAGQAPVEKLVDRISRVFVPAVIAIAVVTLIVHLALGNPVPEAFSAAVAVLIIACPCALGLATPTAILVGTGRGAQMGLLIKGPEILESTRRVDTIVLDKTGTVTTGEMSVDAVEPADPFSTDEVLSLAAAVEAGSEHPIARAITAAAGERALRPASASDFSSTTGKGVRAVVDGATVTVGRGTGDQARALEESGATAVTVTVNGEPAGVIAVRDTAKDTSAQAIADLRELGLTPYLLTGDNPGAARAAARAVGIDADKVTASVMPEEKVGVVEKLREEGKVVAMVGDGVNDAAALATADLGLAMGSGTDVAIEAADITLMGDDLRSAADAIRLSRATLRTIKGNLFWAFAYNVILVPVAATGLLNPMLAGIAMAFSSVFVVSNSLRLNRFRALHGE
- a CDS encoding heavy-metal-associated domain-containing protein translates to MADESNVTEYTVDGMTCAHCEASVKEEISEVPGVTGVTADHTTGAVTVTGDGFSRDQIAAAVKEAGYTLV
- a CDS encoding transporter, giving the protein MTKNYRFEGPTDETSVARLKDEVGQVLGTQGVKVEVEEGILRVRGENFTDDQISLAVEYAGFSLIDE
- the trxA gene encoding thioredoxin, which codes for MSTVNVTEDTFTQTIENNDIVIVDAWADWCGPCKAFAPTFEKASEKHDDIVFAKLDTEANEGLAAALQIQTIPTLFVFREGIALGQTSGAMPPADLEEFIQAIRDVDMEEVHRDIAAQNAQESEA